A single genomic interval of bacterium harbors:
- a CDS encoding class I SAM-dependent methyltransferase, whose product MIKLLQPSIRPDDYVLDAGCGDGNATRILLKIHPQVRIMGIDQSPSMANYIEHSGRTEIRIASLDAIAEENHTFDAVMCIGVTEYINDIPRVLLEIKRVTKPGAPMVITFAPPVFWNYLRFGYGKTLRLISTTEATHFLQENGWLIQSQSATSMQIQFLVRNSV is encoded by the coding sequence TTGATAAAGCTTCTCCAACCGTCGATTCGACCCGATGACTATGTACTGGATGCCGGATGCGGCGATGGCAATGCTACGCGAATACTTTTGAAAATACACCCTCAGGTTCGAATCATGGGCATAGATCAATCTCCATCCATGGCAAACTATATAGAACATTCCGGACGCACTGAAATTCGAATCGCTTCACTGGATGCCATCGCAGAAGAAAATCATACTTTTGATGCCGTGATGTGTATCGGGGTCACCGAGTATATCAACGATATCCCGAGGGTACTGCTTGAAATAAAACGTGTAACCAAACCCGGTGCGCCGATGGTGATAACGTTTGCCCCGCCGGTATTTTGGAATTATCTGCGCTTCGGATACGGAAAGACTCTACGTTTAATATCAACGACGGAAGCAACTCACTTTCTTCAAGAAAACGGCTGGCTAATCCAATCACAGAGCGCAACTTCGATGCAAATTCAATTTCTTGTACGAAATTCTGTCTGA
- a CDS encoding GNAT family N-acetyltransferase, whose translation MNNVSSIEIRAIENRDNTALASIIRTVMPEFGADGPGFAIHDAEVNDMFAAYTRPRSAYFVVVADGVVSGGGGIAPLAGGDANVCELKKMYFLPGLRGRGVGHKIITLCLQSAMAFGYKQCYLETLTGMDAAQHLYKQHGFRSIPQAMGQTGHYSCDRFYIKDI comes from the coding sequence ATGAATAACGTTTCGTCCATAGAAATACGCGCAATTGAAAATCGCGATAATACGGCTTTAGCATCCATCATACGCACGGTTATGCCGGAGTTTGGCGCCGACGGTCCGGGTTTTGCCATACACGATGCCGAAGTCAATGATATGTTCGCCGCTTACACACGCCCGCGCAGCGCTTATTTCGTGGTCGTAGCCGATGGCGTCGTCTCCGGCGGTGGCGGCATCGCTCCTTTGGCGGGCGGAGATGCGAACGTATGCGAATTAAAAAAAATGTATTTTCTTCCCGGCTTGCGGGGACGCGGCGTCGGACATAAGATCATCACGCTTTGTCTGCAAAGCGCCATGGCTTTCGGTTATAAACAATGTTATCTCGAAACATTGACCGGCATGGACGCAGCACAGCATTTGTATAAACAGCACGGGTTTCGTTCCATTCCTCAAGCGATGGGACAAACCGGCCACTACAGTTGCGATCGTTTTTATATCAAAGATATTTGA
- a CDS encoding beta-lactamase family protein: MKNAMYGLLWSWILVSVVHGQTIYKNKLDVLLKKAEQTHSEAVIVYKDNQLVTEKYFGIGQADTKIESMSCTKSIVGLAVACMLSDQTLASLDEPVSRYYPEWRQGQKQAITVRHLVNMTSGLQNHPNASVEIYPSPDFVQLALAAELTSKPGEVWSYNNKSLNLMAGVIKKITGQRMDQYIGERLFKPLGITEFSWSLDSAGNPHVMSGCQIKPGDFAKIGLLLLNNGKYNNQTIIAEKYIQEVITPCKPYPGYGILWWIDYEKTTSIVDDEIVRELQKAGVAEDFVQKAKAMQGTYASNDAYYAKLLTVFGANPWEYINTTLGANLRLRKKEFSGHVTYRADGYLGNYIIVDFKTKIVAVRMISHQSFQDETDNFNDFAKMVLKLSE; encoded by the coding sequence ATGAAAAATGCGATGTACGGGTTGTTATGGAGTTGGATTCTGGTTTCCGTTGTGCACGGGCAAACTATTTATAAAAACAAACTGGACGTGCTTTTAAAAAAAGCCGAACAGACGCATTCGGAAGCCGTGATCGTCTATAAGGACAACCAACTAGTTACCGAAAAATATTTCGGCATCGGACAGGCCGATACCAAAATCGAAAGCATGTCCTGCACCAAAAGTATTGTCGGTTTGGCCGTGGCGTGCATGCTCTCCGATCAAACGCTGGCTAGTCTGGATGAACCCGTGTCCCGATATTATCCGGAATGGCGGCAAGGCCAAAAACAAGCGATCACGGTGCGGCATTTAGTCAATATGACATCCGGTTTGCAAAATCATCCCAATGCTTCCGTTGAAATCTATCCGAGCCCCGACTTCGTACAGCTTGCGCTGGCCGCGGAATTAACATCCAAACCCGGCGAAGTCTGGTCCTATAATAACAAATCACTAAACCTTATGGCCGGCGTGATCAAAAAAATCACCGGCCAACGTATGGATCAGTATATCGGCGAACGCCTTTTCAAACCACTGGGCATCACGGAATTCAGTTGGTCGCTGGACAGCGCAGGTAACCCGCACGTCATGTCAGGATGCCAAATCAAACCCGGCGACTTCGCTAAAATCGGACTTCTTTTGCTCAATAACGGAAAATACAATAACCAAACCATCATCGCTGAAAAATACATACAGGAAGTGATCACACCATGCAAGCCGTATCCGGGTTACGGGATACTGTGGTGGATTGACTACGAAAAAACGACCTCCATCGTTGATGATGAGATCGTGCGCGAACTTCAGAAAGCAGGCGTCGCAGAGGACTTTGTCCAAAAAGCCAAGGCCATGCAAGGAACGTACGCTAGCAACGATGCCTATTACGCTAAACTACTCACCGTTTTCGGAGCTAATCCCTGGGAATACATCAATACTACGCTCGGCGCCAATCTTCGACTGCGCAAAAAAGAATTTAGCGGTCATGTGACCTATCGGGCGGACGGGTATTTAGGAAACTATATCATCGTGGATTTTAAAACCAAAATCGTCGCCGTTCGGATGATCAGCCACCAAAGTTTTCAGGACGAAACCGATAACTTCAATGATTTTGCAAAAATGGTATTAAAACTATCCGAATAA
- a CDS encoding ABC transporter ATP-binding protein — protein sequence MITLKNIEKYYENKSIKNYVLRDINLTIQPGEFVSIMGPSGSGKSTLLHILGMLDEPTKGEYLFLDQEVHRISERQKTELHKNHIGFVFQSYHLIDELTVYENIETPLLYKKTSGSERKALVADILDRFNIVGKKDLFPSQLSGGQQQLVGIARAVITAPKVILADEPTGNLNSAQGEEIMQLFKKLNQEGTTIIQVTHSEKNAAYGNRIINLLDGFIQK from the coding sequence ATGATCACGCTGAAAAACATCGAAAAGTATTACGAAAACAAAAGCATCAAAAATTATGTCCTCAGGGATATCAACCTGACCATTCAGCCCGGCGAATTTGTTTCCATTATGGGGCCGAGCGGTTCCGGCAAATCCACCCTGCTGCATATCCTCGGTATGCTGGACGAACCGACCAAAGGCGAGTATCTTTTTTTGGATCAGGAAGTGCACCGCATATCCGAACGCCAAAAAACCGAATTGCATAAAAATCACATCGGATTTGTTTTTCAGAGTTACCATCTTATCGACGAACTGACCGTCTATGAAAACATCGAAACACCGCTGCTGTACAAAAAAACGAGCGGCTCGGAACGCAAAGCTTTGGTCGCGGATATTTTGGATCGTTTTAATATCGTCGGTAAAAAGGATCTATTCCCCAGCCAGCTATCCGGCGGTCAACAACAACTTGTCGGCATTGCCCGTGCGGTGATCACCGCACCGAAAGTCATCCTCGCCGACGAACCTACGGGCAATCTCAATTCCGCCCAGGGCGAAGAGATCATGCAACTTTTCAAAAAACTCAATCAGGAAGGCACGACGATCATTCAGGTCACCCACTCTGAAAAAAATGCGGCGTACGGAAATCGTATCATCAATCTTTTAGACGGATTCATTCAGAAATAA
- a CDS encoding ABC transporter permease, with product MLTNYIKIALRNMLKAKGYSAINILGLAVGLACCLLIVLFISDELSYDTHYANGDRLYRVYLNARINNKDFVTVTTNSPLAAAMMKEIPEVETAGRLYSPGNFTIRYGEKIFNEERMYFADPTMLDIFSVTVRDGDVKNFDQPNMIILSESMAKKYFSDENPIGKVLRLDGKTDYKVIAVYNDVPGNAHLHFDFLASLTNREEGKSTQWLSNNFSTYTRLKPGASTTSVESKMHEMVMRYGGPELKRYANKTFEQFFSQGGAYAYHLQPIRDIHLYSNLENEQEPGGDITYVYIFSGIAIFILLVACVNFMNLATARSAGRAKEVGIRKVLGSERGQLIRLFLIESLVITTLAMIIAVLLAEMALPFFNELSGKSLDIGIATNPLLGIGLALAVLLVGVLAGTYPAFYLTAYQPIAVLKGAIASGVKNSRLRDVLVVFQFCVSIILIAGTIIVYQQLQYVQNRNLGFQKEQILVIHNVWQMNKQGDAFKQSVLRTPGVASASLTSTLPGHPTGNSAFQIEGDASNEPYLLWQVRTDFDFLKTMGINMSQGRDFSMEHPSDSSAIIINEAAVRLMNMPQPLGKRLTRFSSPPYEIVGVTQDFNFQSLRNPVRPISIFMNPPGFPAPSFLAVRVKPDHLQETIQSIGQVWNQFQPGEPYVYTFLDEDFGNLYRTEERAGTIVTTFSSLAIFIACLGLLGLAAFATERRTKEIGIRKVLGASEGHIIGMICKEFVLLVTVALVISVPIAYYVMNRWLQDFAYRIDIGADVFILSGVIALTVALLTVSYTAIRAALSNPVNALKYE from the coding sequence ATGTTGACCAATTATATCAAAATCGCTTTACGCAATATGCTCAAAGCCAAAGGCTATTCGGCCATCAATATTTTGGGATTGGCCGTCGGTCTGGCGTGTTGCTTATTGATCGTACTTTTTATCAGCGACGAACTGAGCTACGACACCCATTATGCCAACGGTGATCGTTTGTACCGCGTTTATCTGAACGCTCGCATCAACAACAAAGACTTTGTCACGGTAACTACTAATAGCCCTTTGGCGGCCGCTATGATGAAGGAGATCCCTGAAGTCGAAACGGCCGGTCGTCTCTACAGTCCGGGAAATTTTACGATTCGTTACGGGGAAAAAATCTTTAATGAAGAGCGTATGTATTTTGCCGATCCGACGATGCTGGATATTTTTAGTGTGACCGTTCGCGACGGCGATGTCAAAAATTTTGACCAACCCAATATGATTATTCTGTCGGAAAGTATGGCCAAAAAATATTTTTCAGACGAAAATCCGATCGGCAAAGTCCTGCGGCTTGACGGCAAAACCGATTACAAGGTCATCGCCGTGTATAATGATGTACCCGGCAACGCGCATTTGCATTTTGATTTTTTGGCCAGCCTCACCAACCGTGAGGAGGGGAAAAGTACGCAATGGCTAAGCAATAATTTTTCAACGTACACACGATTAAAACCCGGCGCATCCACAACCAGCGTCGAATCCAAGATGCATGAAATGGTCATGCGTTATGGCGGGCCTGAGCTAAAACGATACGCTAATAAGACCTTTGAACAGTTTTTTTCGCAAGGCGGCGCCTACGCTTATCATTTGCAGCCGATCCGCGACATCCATTTGTATTCCAATCTTGAAAATGAACAAGAACCCGGCGGGGATATTACGTACGTTTATATTTTTTCAGGCATTGCTATTTTTATTTTGCTCGTTGCGTGTGTCAATTTTATGAATCTTGCCACCGCACGTTCCGCAGGTCGCGCCAAAGAAGTCGGCATTCGCAAAGTACTCGGCTCCGAACGCGGTCAGCTCATACGTCTCTTTCTGATCGAATCGCTGGTCATCACGACCTTGGCGATGATCATCGCCGTACTTTTGGCTGAAATGGCACTGCCATTTTTCAACGAACTCTCAGGCAAATCGCTTGATATCGGAATCGCAACCAATCCCCTGCTTGGTATCGGACTTGCCTTGGCGGTACTTTTAGTCGGTGTGCTGGCCGGCACCTATCCGGCGTTTTACCTCACGGCTTACCAACCGATCGCCGTACTCAAAGGAGCGATCGCTTCCGGCGTAAAAAATAGCAGACTGCGTGACGTCCTTGTTGTTTTTCAATTCTGCGTATCCATCATCCTGATCGCGGGCACGATCATCGTTTACCAACAGCTACAGTATGTACAAAACCGAAATCTGGGTTTCCAAAAAGAACAGATCCTCGTTATTCATAATGTATGGCAAATGAATAAACAAGGTGATGCCTTCAAACAATCCGTCCTGCGCACACCCGGCGTCGCAAGCGCATCGCTCACCAGTACTTTACCCGGGCATCCTACCGGCAACAGCGCATTTCAGATCGAAGGCGATGCGTCCAATGAACCGTATCTCCTTTGGCAAGTGCGAACCGATTTCGACTTTCTTAAAACTATGGGGATTAACATGTCCCAAGGCCGCGATTTTTCGATGGAACATCCTTCGGATTCCTCTGCGATCATTATCAATGAGGCGGCTGTCCGTCTGATGAATATGCCGCAACCCCTCGGCAAACGTCTGACGCGTTTTAGTTCTCCGCCATACGAAATCGTCGGCGTCACGCAGGATTTCAATTTTCAATCTTTACGCAATCCGGTTCGCCCGATTTCGATTTTTATGAATCCTCCGGGTTTTCCGGCACCTTCATTTTTAGCGGTTCGCGTAAAACCGGATCATTTACAGGAAACCATACAATCCATCGGTCAGGTGTGGAATCAATTCCAGCCCGGTGAACCGTACGTGTACACCTTCCTCGATGAAGATTTCGGAAACCTGTATCGCACGGAAGAGCGCGCCGGCACGATCGTAACGACGTTTTCAAGTTTGGCTATATTTATTGCCTGCCTTGGGCTTTTGGGTCTTGCCGCTTTTGCCACCGAACGGCGCACTAAAGAAATCGGTATTCGCAAAGTACTCGGCGCATCCGAAGGTCACATCATCGGCATGATCTGCAAAGAATTCGTCTTATTGGTTACCGTCGCTTTGGTCATCTCCGTGCCGATCGCATACTACGTGATGAATCGCTGGCTGCAGGATTTTGCCTACCGTATTGACATCGGCGCTGATGTATTTATTCTGTCGGGCGTGATTGCATTGACCGTGGCGCTGCTGACGGTAAGCTATACGGCGATCCGCGCCGCCTTGTCTAACCCCGTAAACGCATTGAAGTATGAATAA
- a CDS encoding serine hydrolase, whose translation MSKIFKLSALYLFLILCACNSNNSKKNESNKQAQTADLILKLHQIITPFVDKGFVGVVLFADSSDIIMNRAYGKSKNNHDSNTTFWIASNTKPITAIAILKLQEDGKLSVKDSITKFLKNVPSDKKNITIEQLLTHLSGLPSDFIAEGEQNMELAVKQILSQKLISEPGKEFNYTNDGYILLAAIIELSSNKKYESYIRDAVFTKSGMTNSGFWGGDDIAVDPVNDSAKYYPFYPKIFRDGKTLENWNNKGAAGISSNTADLYKMMIALNSGQLLNQISLRELFRPRFELSNTNDTILSFAYGWAIVQSKENVLEIRHRGRGDWMHNNSIYFLKNGYKIIVWAKDTGPNNNAWSTEICKSLIQELNLLEKANR comes from the coding sequence ATGAGTAAAATATTCAAACTAAGCGCACTTTATTTGTTCCTCATACTTTGCGCGTGTAACTCAAATAATTCGAAAAAAAATGAAAGTAATAAGCAAGCCCAAACTGCGGACTTAATATTAAAATTGCATCAAATAATAACTCCATTTGTCGATAAAGGTTTTGTTGGAGTTGTACTTTTTGCCGACTCGTCTGATATAATCATGAATAGAGCTTATGGGAAAAGCAAAAACAATCATGACTCAAATACGACTTTTTGGATTGCATCCAACACAAAACCCATCACCGCTATCGCAATATTAAAACTACAAGAAGATGGAAAACTTTCCGTTAAGGACAGCATTACTAAGTTTTTAAAAAACGTTCCATCAGACAAAAAAAATATTACGATCGAACAATTACTTACTCATTTATCAGGTTTGCCAAGTGATTTTATTGCAGAAGGTGAACAAAATATGGAGTTGGCTGTTAAGCAAATTCTGTCTCAAAAACTGATTTCTGAACCGGGAAAGGAGTTTAATTACACCAATGACGGGTACATTCTCCTTGCAGCAATAATTGAGTTAAGTTCAAACAAAAAATACGAATCGTATATAAGAGATGCTGTGTTTACCAAATCCGGTATGACTAATTCAGGTTTTTGGGGAGGCGACGATATTGCCGTAGATCCGGTGAATGATTCAGCTAAATACTACCCGTTTTATCCGAAAATATTCAGAGATGGAAAAACTCTCGAGAATTGGAACAATAAAGGCGCTGCTGGAATAAGCAGCAATACAGCAGATCTTTATAAGATGATGATTGCTCTTAATAGTGGACAACTACTTAATCAAATCTCTTTAAGAGAACTGTTTCGACCTAGATTTGAACTTAGCAACACAAATGATACTATTTTATCTTTTGCTTATGGATGGGCAATTGTTCAATCCAAAGAAAATGTTCTGGAAATCAGGCATCGCGGAAGAGGTGATTGGATGCACAATAACAGCATTTATTTCCTAAAAAATGGTTATAAAATTATTGTTTGGGCAAAAGACACCGGTCCTAACAATAACGCATGGAGTACAGAAATCTGCAAAAGTTTAATCCAAGAACTAAACTTACTTGAGAAGGCTAATCGTTAA
- a CDS encoding nuclear transport factor 2 family protein encodes MQHNIKILIASVLLLACNSPEPKISVQSENEKIVRQYYEYFNNHAWEKMAGMYTEVSEFKDPSLGPGIVKQTRQQIIQKYTELSTMFPDVKDEIIQTYPSGDKHIIVEFVSTGTAPDNTKFQLPICTVFTIENGLISKDFTYYDNFETKTTN; translated from the coding sequence ATGCAACATAACATCAAAATTTTAATCGCATCAGTTTTGCTTTTAGCATGCAACAGCCCCGAGCCGAAAATTTCGGTACAATCGGAGAATGAAAAAATCGTCCGGCAGTATTATGAATACTTTAATAATCACGCATGGGAAAAAATGGCGGGCATGTACACGGAGGTATCCGAATTTAAAGATCCTTCGCTGGGACCCGGTATCGTAAAACAAACAAGGCAACAAATCATTCAAAAGTATACCGAATTGAGTACGATGTTCCCCGATGTCAAAGACGAAATCATTCAGACCTACCCTTCCGGCGATAAACATATCATCGTTGAGTTTGTTTCTACCGGGACGGCGCCCGATAACACCAAGTTTCAATTACCGATTTGTACCGTTTTTACGATTGAGAATGGCTTGATTAGCAAAGACTTCACGTATTACGATAATTTTGAAACAAAAACGACGAACTGA
- a CDS encoding nuclear transport factor 2 family protein, translated as MKNCFKTILLFLSFVLTYALQIKAQEPDSASPLKPLVEAERSFAKMAAAEGVRNAFVHNLADKALMFRNGPINGKELWEKRKPAPFLLKWEPEFADIAASGDFGFTTGPWEIQEYRPLTESGGYGYFTSVWKKQTDGTWKVVLDIGTSNPKPATYTYALQYPPGADKVRSFTPVAKLDAVRDELIQRDAALGRSTAASFSAPSFFEALSSDARLQRNEYLPTTHRDTIAARLRGITAWESQPIGGDVAASGDLGYTYGTYTIRRGEASEKGHYVRFWKRNEKNQWKITLDLTDPSPEVKK; from the coding sequence ATGAAAAATTGTTTCAAAACCATCCTTCTTTTTTTGAGTTTTGTTTTGACCTATGCGCTACAAATCAAAGCGCAGGAACCCGACTCGGCATCGCCGCTCAAACCCCTGGTCGAAGCCGAGCGCAGTTTTGCCAAAATGGCTGCCGCCGAAGGTGTGCGCAATGCCTTCGTTCACAATCTTGCCGATAAAGCGCTGATGTTTCGCAATGGCCCCATCAATGGCAAAGAATTATGGGAAAAGCGCAAACCCGCGCCGTTTTTACTCAAATGGGAACCGGAGTTTGCCGACATCGCCGCCTCCGGTGATTTTGGTTTTACGACAGGTCCTTGGGAGATACAGGAATATCGCCCGCTCACGGAGTCCGGCGGCTACGGATACTTCACATCGGTATGGAAAAAACAAACTGATGGCACATGGAAAGTCGTACTCGACATCGGTACATCCAATCCGAAACCGGCGACATACACCTACGCTTTGCAGTACCCGCCGGGCGCCGATAAAGTCCGATCGTTTACCCCCGTCGCTAAGCTCGATGCCGTACGGGACGAACTGATCCAACGCGATGCCGCGCTGGGCCGCTCGACGGCAGCGTCATTCTCGGCCCCGTCGTTTTTCGAAGCGCTATCAAGCGATGCACGTTTGCAGCGCAATGAATACCTGCCCACGACCCATCGCGATACGATCGCAGCACGTTTGCGCGGGATCACCGCTTGGGAATCCCAACCCATCGGCGGCGATGTAGCCGCTTCCGGTGACCTCGGCTACACGTACGGGACGTACACTATCCGACGCGGCGAGGCTTCCGAAAAGGGCCACTACGTGCGCTTCTGGAAACGTAACGAAAAAAACCAATGGAAAATCACACTGGATCTCACCGATCCTTCACCGGAAGTCAAAAAATAA
- a CDS encoding carboxymuconolactone decarboxylase family protein — translation MLTRISIKDIEPEAYKAMMALENYTKTIGVSPLLTELIKIRASQINGCAYCIDMHTEYAIKLGESERRLFVLPAWKESHLFSDEERLVLQLTEEVTLIHAHGVQDDTYNAVVKHFGEKTTAQIIMLIVLINSWNRIAVTTKLIYK, via the coding sequence ATGCTTACTCGCATTTCGATAAAAGACATTGAACCCGAAGCGTATAAGGCCATGATGGCTTTAGAAAACTATACCAAAACGATCGGTGTTTCACCACTTCTGACAGAACTCATAAAGATACGCGCTTCGCAGATCAATGGGTGCGCTTACTGCATAGACATGCACACGGAGTATGCTATTAAGTTAGGCGAAAGCGAAAGACGGCTCTTCGTATTACCGGCCTGGAAAGAATCGCATCTGTTTTCTGACGAAGAGCGACTGGTTTTACAATTGACAGAAGAAGTCACCTTGATCCATGCGCATGGCGTGCAGGATGATACCTATAATGCCGTCGTAAAACATTTTGGCGAAAAAACAACCGCTCAAATCATAATGCTGATCGTTTTGATTAATTCATGGAATCGCATCGCCGTGACGACAAAACTGATCTACAAATAA
- a CDS encoding LysE family translocator, which produces METSDIVLFFTATLLLNLSPGPDMIYVIARSIGQGKLAGVVSSLGIFAGCFFHIIAASLGLTALLETVPLAFDIIKYTGSGYLIYLGIRILNAGPPAEGETVRSMPLWAIFRQGAITNILNPKVALFFVAFLPQFVNPHDPSARFQMASLGLFFNTSGTIVNILVAIVSSYAGVWIKQSLKNASWFNRFTGLAMIVLGIRLALQRKK; this is translated from the coding sequence ATGGAAACATCTGATATTGTTTTATTTTTCACGGCCACGCTATTACTCAATCTTTCACCCGGGCCGGACATGATATACGTCATAGCACGAAGTATTGGACAAGGTAAATTAGCCGGCGTCGTCTCTTCCCTTGGAATTTTTGCAGGTTGTTTTTTTCATATTATCGCCGCTTCATTGGGTTTAACCGCGCTTTTGGAAACGGTACCATTAGCCTTTGATATCATCAAATACACCGGCAGTGGTTATCTGATCTATTTAGGAATCCGAATTCTAAATGCAGGTCCTCCGGCCGAAGGAGAAACTGTAAGATCCATGCCTTTATGGGCAATATTCAGGCAAGGAGCGATCACCAATATACTCAATCCGAAAGTAGCTCTTTTTTTCGTAGCGTTTCTGCCACAATTTGTTAATCCGCATGATCCGTCGGCGCGTTTTCAGATGGCCTCTTTAGGCTTATTTTTTAATACAAGCGGAACAATCGTCAATATTCTTGTCGCTATTGTATCATCGTATGCGGGGGTGTGGATCAAACAAAGCCTGAAAAATGCTTCATGGTTCAATCGTTTCACGGGATTGGCCATGATCGTTTTGGGTATTCGCCTGGCCTTACAAAGAAAAAAATAA
- a CDS encoding GNAT family N-acetyltransferase, which translates to MPIEYSFDKRPSADQIIALYDRSGLPRPTQDKERIQKMYDHSDLIVTAWDGDLLVGVSRSITDWVWSCYLADLAIHPDYQKNGIGKELVRLTKEKVGEEVMILLLSVATAMTYYPKIGMTKEDRAFTILRTK; encoded by the coding sequence ATGCCCATCGAATATAGTTTTGACAAAAGACCCTCCGCCGACCAGATCATAGCGCTCTATGATAGATCGGGTTTGCCGAGACCGACCCAGGACAAAGAACGCATACAAAAGATGTATGACCATTCCGATCTGATCGTAACCGCCTGGGACGGCGACCTGCTGGTCGGAGTTTCCCGCTCGATCACGGATTGGGTTTGGAGTTGTTACCTCGCCGACCTGGCGATCCATCCCGATTACCAAAAAAACGGCATCGGTAAGGAACTGGTTCGCCTCACCAAAGAAAAAGTGGGCGAAGAAGTCATGATACTATTGCTTTCGGTTGCCACCGCGATGACCTACTATCCCAAAATCGGAATGACCAAAGAAGACCGGGCCTTTACCATTCTCCGGACTAAATAA
- a CDS encoding sigma-70 family RNA polymerase sigma factor → MSVGENHPSIESLVDHLFRNSAGKMVSVLTRLFGSHNITLAEDVVQDTLLKAMQIWPRAGIPQNPEGWLMQVAKNRALDLIRRRSREIELPEDTDPLLSSAWTRATRMEYLFLPHEIRDDQLRLMFTCCHPMLPQESRIALTLKTLCGLGTKEIARAFLTSEETIQKRLYRAKQLLREHRIRFEIPDDGISERFDSVLHVIYLLFNEGYNTTRTDAVIRQDLMDESIRLGEMLLQNNRTNTPATQALLALMYLHAARTDARTDATGHILLLAEQDRRLWNQTMILKGLTHLHASARGTTITRYHLEAGIAGCHATAESFAATNWDRIVQLYDLLLQTQDHPVIRLQRGIALCQSQSPQTALAWLQQQGIDEALTDYPYLHATYAELYKALDDKPSARKALTRAIQCPISEAEKHLLNDRLEKLV, encoded by the coding sequence ATGAGTGTCGGCGAAAATCATCCATCCATAGAGTCTTTGGTAGACCATCTTTTTCGTAATTCGGCGGGAAAGATGGTCTCCGTTTTGACGCGATTATTCGGCAGTCATAATATCACGTTGGCCGAAGACGTCGTGCAGGATACGCTGCTCAAGGCGATGCAAATCTGGCCGCGCGCCGGTATTCCGCAAAATCCCGAAGGCTGGCTTATGCAGGTAGCCAAAAACCGTGCGCTGGATCTGATCCGTCGCCGCAGCCGCGAAATCGAATTACCGGAAGATACCGACCCGCTGTTATCCAGTGCATGGACCCGTGCAACGCGTATGGAATATCTTTTTCTGCCGCACGAAATCCGCGACGACCAACTCCGCCTGATGTTTACCTGCTGCCACCCGATGTTGCCACAGGAAAGCCGCATCGCTCTGACGCTCAAAACGCTGTGCGGTCTGGGTACCAAAGAAATTGCACGCGCCTTCCTGACATCCGAAGAAACGATTCAAAAACGACTGTACCGCGCCAAACAGCTTTTGCGGGAACATCGTATTCGGTTTGAAATCCCCGATGACGGGATATCGGAACGCTTTGACTCGGTTTTGCATGTGATCTATCTGCTGTTTAATGAAGGCTATAATACGACCCGCACCGATGCGGTGATTCGCCAAGATCTGATGGACGAATCAATACGGTTGGGGGAAATGCTTTTACAAAATAATCGCACCAATACCCCCGCCACGCAGGCCTTACTGGCGCTGATGTACCTGCACGCCGCACGTACCGATGCGCGTACCGACGCCACCGGCCATATTCTTTTGCTGGCCGAACAAGACCGCCGTTTGTGGAATCAAACAATGATTCTCAAAGGCCTGACGCATCTGCACGCCTCGGCACGCGGTACGACGATCACACGGTATCATCTGGAAGCTGGTATCGCCGGTTGCCATGCCACAGCCGAAAGTTTTGCCGCGACCAATTGGGATCGCATCGTGCAGTTGTATGATCTGCTTTTGCAAACGCAGGATCATCCCGTGATCCGGCTCCAGCGAGGTATCGCACTTTGCCAATCCCAATCGCCTCAAACGGCGCTCGCCTGGCTTCAGCAGCAAGGCATTGACGAGGCACTGACCGATTATCCGTATTTGCATGCCACGTACGCCGAGTTATACAAAGCCCTTGATGACAAACCCTCCGCCCGCAAAGCCTTAACCCGCGCTATCCAATGCCCGATCAGCGAAGCGGAAAAACATTTGCTAAACGATCGTTTAGAAAAATTAGTTTAG